A genome region from Nicotiana tabacum cultivar K326 chromosome 13, ASM71507v2, whole genome shotgun sequence includes the following:
- the LOC107770553 gene encoding putative pentatricopeptide repeat-containing protein At3g13770, mitochondrial — translation MPDRNVVSSSALISGYVSEALHLFVQMLRSGTEPNEFTFATVLTSCIGAVGFHFGRKVHCLVVKSPFESHIYVGSSLLDMYAKAGKVNDARDVFERLPERDVVSCTAIISGYAQQGLDEEALELFRKLQAEGMSSNYVTYASVLTALSRLAAVELGRQLHAHIIRLELPFYAVLQNSLVDMYSKCGNLAYSRRVFNQMSEKTVNSWNAMLVGYSKHGMGKEVVQLFEMMREENKIKPDGITLLAVLSGCSHGGMEDKGVQIFNEISIGKDRVEVSIEHYGCVVDLVSRAGQVERAFQFIREMPFPPTAAILGSLLGACWAHLCVDIGEIVVKQLLEIEPENSGTYVILSNLYASAGRWEDARSARDMINERAIVKESGKSWIGPDLIHETEKDIAKCSGISS, via the exons atgcctgATAGAAATGTTGTTTCTTCGTCTGCTCTTATTTCTGGGTATGTCTCTGAAGCTCTCCATCTTTTTGTTCAGATGTTGAGATCAG GTACTGAGCCAAATGAGTTTACATTTGCAACCGTACTTACATCATGTATTGGCGCCGTTGGGTTTCATTTTGGGAGAAAAGTCCATTGTCTTGTGGTCAAGAGCCCTTTTGAATCACATATATATGTGGGAAGCTCACTCCTTGATATGTATGCCAAAGCTGGCAAAGTCAATGATGCTCGAGATGTTTTTGAACGCCTGCCAGAAAGAGATGTTGTCTCTTGTACTGCTATAATCTCAGGCTATGCTCAACAAGGACTAGATGAAGAGGCACTAGAGCTTTTCCGCAAGTTACAAGCAGAGGGAATGTCTTCCAACTatgttacatatgctagtgtattaacggccttatctcgacttgctGCGGTGGAACTAGGTAGACAATTGCATGCCCATATTATTCGATTGGAACTACCCTTCTACGCGGTGCTTCAGAATTCTCTCGTTGATATGTACTCGAAGTGTGGAAACCTCGCTTATTCAAGGAGGGTATTCAATCAAATGTCTGAAAAAACTGTGAACTCCTGGAATGCCATGCTTGTTGGTTACAGTAAACATGGGATGGGAAAAGAGGTAGTTCAGCTCTTTGAAATGATGAGAGAAGAAAACAAGATCAAGCCTGATGGCATCACTCTTTTGGCTGTGTTATCTGGTTGCAGCCACGGAGGAATGGAGGATAAAGGTGTACAGATTTTCAACGAAATAAGTATTGGCAAAGACAGGGTCGAGGTTAGCATTGAGCACTATGGTTGTGTGGTTGATTTGGTAAGTCGAGCTGGCCAAGTAGAAAGGGCCTTTCAATTCATCAGAGAGATGCCTTTTCCACCAACTGCTGCAATTCTGGGTTCACTTTTAGGTGCTTGCTGGGCTCACCTGTGTGTTGATATTGGTGAAATTGTAGTCAAACAACTTTTGGAGATAGAGCCAGAAAATTCtggaacttatgtgatcctttcGAACTTGTATGCATCGGCAGGAAGGTGGGAAGATGCAAGAAGTGCAAGAGATATGATAAACGAACGGGCCATTGTAAAGGAATCCGGAAAAAGCTGGATTGGTCCTGATCTTATCCATGAAACAGAGAAGGATATAGCAAAATGTAGTGGAATTAGCAGTTAG
- the LOC107770554 gene encoding uncharacterized protein LOC107770554 isoform X1, translated as MKSSVYTTMEIERVSRKDIRSCTPCVEGSDNQEIGRVVEVFDESCWKTGTIVKVLDRDYYLGSGLCRRPDHLSAVIPCKKVSKVLSLSARNKFLGDDHLAAQENTTDEKYVHNSLNIVSDGYCALRQTKRSDYVGYFITTSTESSDSVGSCSINDKFSNCSPVEVYCQGTELLCSDAESFRNLADKEERHPLSSPEKIAASIHSLELHAYRCTLEALYASGPLSWDQEALLTNLRISLHISNDEHLAELRTLISAGTGIHGNSWMLYIICLQKSKR; from the exons ATGAAAAGTAGTGTGTACACAACAATGGAAATTGAGAGGGTGTCGAGGAAGGATATCAGATCTTGTACACCATGTGTGGAGGGTTCGGATAATCAGGAGATTGGTCGAGTTGTGGAGGTATTTGATGAATCTTGTTGGAAAACTGGCACAATTGTTAAGGTTCTGGATAGAGACTACTATTTG GGATCTGGACTGTGTCGGAGACCTGATCACCTTTCTGCTGTAATACCTTGTAAAAAAGTGAGCAAGGTCCTGTCTCTTAGCGCGAGGAATAAATTTCTTGGGGATGATCATTTAGCTGCTCAGGAGAATACAACGGATGAAAAGTATGTGCATAATTCATTGAACATTGTATCTGATGGATATTGCGCATTGAGGCAAACCAAAAGAAGTGATTATGTTGGCTATTTCATTACCACAAGTACAGAATCTAGTGATTCTGTTGGTAGTTGTAGTATCAATGATAAATTCTCTAACTGTTCTCCAGTAGAAGTTTATTGCCAAGGAACTGAGCTTCTTTGCAGTGATGCAGAGTCTTTTCGAAATTTAGCAGATAAGGAGGAAAGACACCCTCTTTCTTCACCAGAGAAAATAGCAGCAAGTATTCATAGTTTGGAGTTACATGCTTATCGCTGTACTTTGGAGGCATTGTATGCTTCCGGTCCCTTAAGTTGGGACCAAGAAGCATTGTTAACGAATCTTCGCATCTCGCTCCATATTTCAAATGATGAACATTTAGCTGAGCTGAGGACTTTAATTTCTGCTGGAACTGGTATTCAT GGCAACAGTTGGATGCTATACATCATTTGCCTCCAAAAGTCAAAAAGATGA
- the LOC107770554 gene encoding uncharacterized protein LOC107770554 isoform X2 produces MKSSVYTTMEIERVSRKDIRSCTPCVEGSDNQEIGRVVEGSGLCRRPDHLSAVIPCKKVSKVLSLSARNKFLGDDHLAAQENTTDEKYVHNSLNIVSDGYCALRQTKRSDYVGYFITTSTESSDSVGSCSINDKFSNCSPVEVYCQGTELLCSDAESFRNLADKEERHPLSSPEKIAASIHSLELHAYRCTLEALYASGPLSWDQEALLTNLRISLHISNDEHLAELRTLISAGTGIHGNSWMLYIICLQKSKR; encoded by the exons ATGAAAAGTAGTGTGTACACAACAATGGAAATTGAGAGGGTGTCGAGGAAGGATATCAGATCTTGTACACCATGTGTGGAGGGTTCGGATAATCAGGAGATTGGTCGAGTTGTGGAG GGATCTGGACTGTGTCGGAGACCTGATCACCTTTCTGCTGTAATACCTTGTAAAAAAGTGAGCAAGGTCCTGTCTCTTAGCGCGAGGAATAAATTTCTTGGGGATGATCATTTAGCTGCTCAGGAGAATACAACGGATGAAAAGTATGTGCATAATTCATTGAACATTGTATCTGATGGATATTGCGCATTGAGGCAAACCAAAAGAAGTGATTATGTTGGCTATTTCATTACCACAAGTACAGAATCTAGTGATTCTGTTGGTAGTTGTAGTATCAATGATAAATTCTCTAACTGTTCTCCAGTAGAAGTTTATTGCCAAGGAACTGAGCTTCTTTGCAGTGATGCAGAGTCTTTTCGAAATTTAGCAGATAAGGAGGAAAGACACCCTCTTTCTTCACCAGAGAAAATAGCAGCAAGTATTCATAGTTTGGAGTTACATGCTTATCGCTGTACTTTGGAGGCATTGTATGCTTCCGGTCCCTTAAGTTGGGACCAAGAAGCATTGTTAACGAATCTTCGCATCTCGCTCCATATTTCAAATGATGAACATTTAGCTGAGCTGAGGACTTTAATTTCTGCTGGAACTGGTATTCAT GGCAACAGTTGGATGCTATACATCATTTGCCTCCAAAAGTCAAAAAGATGA
- the LOC107770551 gene encoding tRNase Z TRZ2, chloroplastic, whose protein sequence is MQISVATVIPKVPSFSTFYPQHNVQKPSHGLSVQTHINLPAPCGVKSSSTGFLSAIERAIEEEEYRKARAEVNRQGINIEGYSIEGHSIGGHETCVIVPQLKAAFDIGRCPSKAVHQNFLFITHAHLDHIGGLPMYIATRGLYGLKPPTVFVPPSIKEDVEKLLDVHRSMSQVDLNLDLIALDVGETYEMRNDLVVRPVRTHHVIPSQGYVIYSVRKKLKKQYIHLQGKQIEKLKKSGVQITDSVLCPEVAFTGDTTSDFYLDPRSADALRAKVLITEATFLDDNCGVEHAREHGHTHLYEIMEHAQWIRNKTLVLTHFSPRYNIEDIRQGVSKLQPQVSAKVVALTEGFKSMH, encoded by the exons ATGCAAATCTCTGTAGCCACTGTAATCCCAAAAGTGCCTTCATTCAGCACATTTTATCCTCAACACAATGTTCAAAAACCGAGCCACGGTCTCTCAGTACAAACACACATCAATCTTCCAGCTCCATGTGGTGTCAAAAGTTCCTCTACTGGCTTCTTGTCTGCCATTGAGAGAGCAATAGAGGAAGAAGAGTATAGAAAAGCCAGGGCTGAGGTAAACCGGCAAGGGATAAATATTGAAGGTTATTCAATTGAAGGACACTCGATTGGTGGGCACGAGACATGTGTTATTGTGCCACAACTAAAGGCTGCTTTTGATATTGGGAGATGCCCATCAAAGGCTGTTCATCAAAACTTCTTGTTTATCACTCACGCTCATCTTGACCACATT GGTGGACTTCCTATGTATATTGCCACTCGTGGCTTGTACGGCTTGAAACCTCCGACAGTCTTCGTACCTCCTTCCATAAAAGAAGATGTAGAGAAGTTGCTTGATGTTCATAGATCAATGAGTCAGGTGGACCTGAACTTGGATCTGATTGCTTTGGATGTAG GGGAAACATATGAAATGCGGAATGACCTGGTTGTAAGACCAGTTAGAACTCACCATGTTATTCCCAGCCag GGCTATGTGATATACTCAGTCAGAAAGAAGCTGAAGAAGCAATACATTCATCTACAGGGGAAACAAATAGAGAAACTGAAGAAATCGGGTGTTCAG ATAACAGATAGTGTGTTGTGTCCTGAAGTAGCCTTCACAGGAGATACAACATCAGACTTTTATCTTGATCCTCGCAGTGCTGATGCTTTGCGGGCAAAAGTTCTTATAACTGAG GCAACGTTCTTGGATGACAACTGCGGAGTTGAGCATGCACGGGAGCATGGTCATACACATCTATATGAG ATAATGGAGCATGCACAATGGATACGGAACAAAACACTTGTTTTAACCCATTTTTCACCACGCTACAATATTGAG GACATTCGTCAAGGTGTATCAAAGTTGCAACCCCAGGTATCAGCCAAAGTGGTTGCCTTAACTGAGGGCTTCAAATCAATGCACTga
- the LOC107818864 gene encoding uncharacterized protein LOC107818864, producing MMKKLMTDYQAQAATMRNLERQMGQLASAQNTQPAGALPSDTEPNPKAQVNAVTLRNGRVLEEVLRKKKYTASPDGELVPKPVEENEKENKGSELVIMTRPPPLFPQRLQKQKDDAKYKKFLDILSQVRVSLPLVEILQEVPKYASARVQSKLSPKLKDPRSFTIPLYLGKQEVGRAICDLGASINLMSSSLFKQLGLGVLRPTTITLQLADRSLVMPKEIVEDVLVQVGKFILPADFGATILNYWWSDY from the exons ATGATGAAGAAATTAATGACTGACTATCAGGCCCAAGCAGCAACGATGAGAAATTTGGAGCGACAAATGGGACAACTTGCCAGTGCCCAAAATACTCAACCAGCTGGGGCTCTTCCTAGTGATACGGAGCCTAATCCTAAAGCTCAAGTCAATGCAGTTACCTTGAGAAATGGAAGAGTATTAGAAGAAGTTCTAAGGAAAAAGAAGTATACGGCTAGTCCTGATGGAGAATTAGTTCCCAAGCCAGTTGAGGAGAATGAGAAAGAGAACAAAGGATCAGAGCTAGTAATTATGACGAGGCCACCACCTCTGTTTCCACAAAGACTGCAGAAGCAAAAAGATGACGCTAAGTACAAGAAATTCTTAGATATTCTGAGCCAAGTACGTGTGAGTTTGCCTTTGGTGGAGATTTTGCAGGAAGTGCCTAAGTATGCAAG TGCTAGAGTTCAGAGTAAGCTttctcctaagttgaaggatcctAGGAGTTTCACAATTCCTCTGTATCTTGGAAAACAAGAAGTTGGTAGAGCCATATGTGATTTAGGGGCTAGTATAAATTTGATGTCATCATCTTTGTTCAAGCAACTCGGATTAGGGGTGCTTAGACCTACTACAATCACTTTACAGTTGGCAGATAGGTCACTAGTTATGCCAAAAGAAATTGTTGAGGATGTGTTAGTTCAAGTAGGAAAGTTTATTCTTCCTGCTGATTTTGGGGCGACCATTCTTAACTAC